AGCCTCGGCCGTACAGATATATTTAATTTTATCGCAGCCCGTTTTGGGTTTAATCGAATCGGTAAAATACACTTCTTCCAATTCCGATTTTTCAATTCGTTCCAACGCCGGCCCCGACAATACACCGTGTGCAGCAAAAGCGCGAACACTTCTTGCCCCCTTTTTCTTCATCAGATTGGCAGCTTTGGTTATTGTTCCTGCAGTGTCAATCATATCGTCAACTATAATCACGTCTTTATTTTCAACATCACCAATAACGGTCATGTTACCCACTTCATTCGGACGCGCTCTTGTTTTATGACAAATAACGATACCGGTATTCAGCATTTTTGCATAGGTATTGGCACGCTTTGTACCACCCACATCCGGCGACGCGATAATTACATTATCCAATCCCATTTTTTCTATAAATGGGACAAAAAGGGTTGAAGCATATAGATGGTCAACCGGAACATTAAAGAATCCCTGGATTTGATCGGCGTGCAGGTCCATCGTTATTAATCGGTCGACTCCTGAAACTGAAAGCAAATCGGCCACCAGTTTGGCACCAATAGAAACCCGGGGTTTATCCTTACGATCCTGACGCGCATAACCAAAATACGGAATTACAGCAATAACTTTATAGGCACTGGCGCGTTTAGCCGCATCAACCATCAGCAACAGCTCCAAAAGGTTATCGGCTGATGGCGGTGTGGATTGCACAATAAAAATATGCGAGCCACGAATCGTCTCTTCGTAACAGGGTTCAAATTCGCCGTCGGCAAAAACCGGGCACGACGAATGCCCCAAATCAACGTCCAGACTATCGCAAATTTTTTCAGTTAAATGTCGCGTTGCTCGTCCGGTAAAAATTTTAAGTGGGTGAGTTTTCATCTCCATTTATTTAATGATTTTTTGTTTCAACAAATTGTGTTGGAGTAAAAATGGCGAGCTGCTTTGACCACATTTCAGAAGTAAAATTCAGCATTACTTTATGTTTCGCCATCTTGATTTATTTGAATATTAAAGATTTGCAAAGTTAACAACTTTACATGTTTCTTAAATAATTGTAAGTTCATTTAGTTTGTTCAATTCAACGAAAATCTAGTGGGCTTTATTCACCTCGTCTATCATTCCCAGAATTTCGTCTTTTCCAATTCCCTTTTCAGCCGAAGATATAAAATACCCGGGCATTGTTTCCCAAATTTGAAACATCTTTTCTTCGTAGGCTTTCAAGTTGTTTTCCAACTCCTTTGGTTTCAGCTTATCTGTTTTGGTAAAAACTATATTGAAAGGAATTTCACTAATGCCCAGCCATTCCATAAATTCAAGATCAACTTTTTGTGCCTCATGGCGCGAATCGATCAATACGAACAGGCAATAAAGATTTTCTCGTTTCAGGATATAATTTTTGAGCATTTTCTCCCATTTCAAGCGCTCGGCTTTCGGAACTTGCGCGTAACCGTAACCGGGCAAATCAACCAAGTACCATTCTTTGTTTATGAGAAAATGATTGATCAGGCGCGTTTTCCCGGGTTTGCCCGAAATTTTTGCCAACGATCTTTTGTTGGTGAGCATATTTATTAACGATGACTTGCCCACATTCGACCGGCCTATAAATGCATACTCCGGCCGATCGGCTGCCGGACATTTGTCTACTGCAGTATTGCTCATCACAAACTGAGCTTCTTTTATCTCCATAAAAGGTGCGTTTTTAGAATGATTTCTTAAGGTAAGAAATATTCTCTTATTTGATAAAAACCTCGAGGATTTTTACCGATTCATTTTTTGGTTTCAACTGAACTGATTCCAGGCTGGCAGGCAAGAGAATCGTTTCTCCCATTGCCACTTTTTCGGTACCTTCTTCAGTAATAATTTCAAAATCGCCTTCCAATGTCATATAAATAACAAACGAATCGAGTTGATTGTAATCTTTATCCAACTCTTTATTGAATTCAATAATATTGGTGGTAAAATACGGACAGCTTACAATTTCTACCGCTTTATTTTCCTCGGTGCTGTAGTCTGTTTTATATTGGCTCGAATACGAAAAATCTACGGCGTCCAAAGCCAGATCGGTATGCAATTCGCGTTCGTTACCTTTATCATCTTTGCGGTTGTAATCGAAAATACGATATGTAACATCCGATGTTTGCTGAATTTCGGCTACCAAACAACCTTTACCAATAGCATGAACACGACCGGCTGGAATAAAGAAAACATCGCCAACCTGTGCCTCATCATAATGCAGCAAATCGGTTAACTTACCCGAATTAAAATATTCAAGGTATTTCTCGCGATCAACTTCCTGGTTAAAACCCGAGTTGATCAGCGCTCCTTTTTCAGCTCCGGCCACATACCACATTTCGGTTTTACCGTAGGCATTGTGCCTTTCCTTCGATAATTTATCGTTGGGATGAACCTGAATGGACAGATCGTCCTGCGCATCGATAAATTTTATGAGCAGTGGAAATTCATTTCCAAACTTTTCGTAGACTTTGTCGCCCACCAAATCTCCCATATATATTTCAATCAACTCGTTCAGGTCGTTGCCGGCCAAAAAGCCATTGCTTACCACCGAAATGTTTCCGTTAACACCCGAAAGTTCCCAGCTTTCGCCACAATTGGGCATATCGCCAAAATCTTTGTTCAGGATGGTTTTCATTCGGTTTCCACCCCAAATCTTCTCATGAAAAATTGGTCTAAACTTTATGGGATATAGGTTACTCATAATTGGTACAGATTATCGATAATTATTTAGATAAGTTAAAAGTTAAAATCTACAGCAGCACGAGCGTCGGTAGTTTCACCAATGCGTTTTACCACTTTTAAATGTTCGGGATGCACACGGTATACATCCAGATCTTCAACACTTTCGAAATGCGAAAGTAAGGCCATATCGTAACTTTTTGAATTTAATTCATAATTCTCGCCTACCTCAATGTGCTTAAGCTCAGCGATTTTATCTTTTAAACCCAAAAGCATTACTTTTAGTTCGGCTATTATTTCCGTTTTTTCTTCGGCCGGATAATCCTTCAATTTAAAAAGAACGACGTGATTAATCATTGCTGTCTATTTTTTGTAACTTGTGCTTTTATGGCTGCGAAAATAGTGTTTTCTTAGCGTTTAATTTTAATCTTCAATTATCATTTAACAAATAAATTGGAC
This is a stretch of genomic DNA from uncultured Draconibacterium sp.. It encodes these proteins:
- a CDS encoding ribose-phosphate pyrophosphokinase — encoded protein: MKTHPLKIFTGRATRHLTEKICDSLDVDLGHSSCPVFADGEFEPCYEETIRGSHIFIVQSTPPSADNLLELLLMVDAAKRASAYKVIAVIPYFGYARQDRKDKPRVSIGAKLVADLLSVSGVDRLITMDLHADQIQGFFNVPVDHLYASTLFVPFIEKMGLDNVIIASPDVGGTKRANTYAKMLNTGIVICHKTRARPNEVGNMTVIGDVENKDVIIVDDMIDTAGTITKAANLMKKKGARSVRAFAAHGVLSGPALERIEKSELEEVYFTDSIKPKTGCDKIKYICTAEAFGEAIRRVYKNQSISSLYYK
- the yihA gene encoding ribosome biogenesis GTP-binding protein YihA/YsxC, with the protein product MEIKEAQFVMSNTAVDKCPAADRPEYAFIGRSNVGKSSLINMLTNKRSLAKISGKPGKTRLINHFLINKEWYLVDLPGYGYAQVPKAERLKWEKMLKNYILKRENLYCLFVLIDSRHEAQKVDLEFMEWLGISEIPFNIVFTKTDKLKPKELENNLKAYEEKMFQIWETMPGYFISSAEKGIGKDEILGMIDEVNKAH
- a CDS encoding type I phosphomannose isomerase catalytic subunit — encoded protein: MSNLYPIKFRPIFHEKIWGGNRMKTILNKDFGDMPNCGESWELSGVNGNISVVSNGFLAGNDLNELIEIYMGDLVGDKVYEKFGNEFPLLIKFIDAQDDLSIQVHPNDKLSKERHNAYGKTEMWYVAGAEKGALINSGFNQEVDREKYLEYFNSGKLTDLLHYDEAQVGDVFFIPAGRVHAIGKGCLVAEIQQTSDVTYRIFDYNRKDDKGNERELHTDLALDAVDFSYSSQYKTDYSTEENKAVEIVSCPYFTTNIIEFNKELDKDYNQLDSFVIYMTLEGDFEIITEEGTEKVAMGETILLPASLESVQLKPKNESVKILEVFIK
- a CDS encoding Dabb family protein, with the translated sequence MINHVVLFKLKDYPAEEKTEIIAELKVMLLGLKDKIAELKHIEVGENYELNSKSYDMALLSHFESVEDLDVYRVHPEHLKVVKRIGETTDARAAVDFNF